A window from Kovacikia minuta CCNUW1 encodes these proteins:
- a CDS encoding mannose-1-phosphate guanylyltransferase, with protein sequence MSDHSLVPVILAGGKGERFWPLSRKHRPKQFLSLDGSGRSLLQGTADRLLAIAGGWQKVWVITASHLADGVREQLPDLPEGNLLIEPEGRDTAPAVAWSTLEISRRYGKDAVLGFFPSDHWIADVEIFQATLTAATHLAAQKAAIVTLGIAPTFPSTGYGYIQQGEPMGYYGAVPATDHPGFLAYRVDRFTEKPDRLTANQFLASGNFSWNSGMFVFRAGVALDELLTYAPEIIGPLEAKGVSAYPALPKKSIDYALMEKTQQAYVLPVSFGWDDLGDWNAIERLLKGDNPNVELARHVGIDTHGALFYATDKDDLIVTIGLEDTVIVRDGKITLIVKKDRTQEIKHVLQEIQANPQFKDLL encoded by the coding sequence ATGTCTGATCATTCTTTAGTTCCCGTAATTCTGGCAGGCGGCAAAGGAGAGCGTTTCTGGCCCCTGAGTCGTAAACATCGTCCGAAACAATTTCTGAGTCTGGATGGAAGTGGAAGAAGTTTGTTGCAAGGGACTGCCGATCGACTGCTGGCGATCGCAGGCGGTTGGCAAAAGGTCTGGGTTATTACTGCCTCCCATTTGGCCGATGGAGTACGAGAACAACTGCCAGACTTACCCGAAGGGAATCTTTTGATTGAGCCTGAAGGGCGGGACACTGCTCCCGCTGTCGCCTGGAGTACCCTGGAAATTTCCCGGCGTTATGGCAAAGATGCGGTGCTGGGTTTTTTTCCCTCCGATCACTGGATCGCAGATGTCGAAATTTTTCAAGCAACGTTAACCGCAGCAACCCATTTAGCAGCTCAAAAAGCAGCCATTGTTACCCTGGGGATTGCTCCCACCTTCCCCTCAACTGGCTATGGCTATATTCAGCAAGGGGAACCAATGGGTTATTACGGTGCAGTGCCCGCGACAGATCACCCTGGATTTTTAGCTTACCGGGTCGATCGCTTTACCGAGAAGCCCGATCGCCTGACTGCCAACCAATTTTTGGCAAGCGGAAACTTCAGTTGGAATAGTGGCATGTTTGTCTTTCGGGCAGGGGTCGCACTGGATGAACTGCTAACCTATGCCCCAGAAATTATCGGGCCTCTAGAAGCAAAGGGCGTCTCTGCCTATCCCGCCCTGCCCAAGAAAAGTATCGACTATGCCCTGATGGAAAAAACTCAGCAGGCATACGTGTTGCCCGTTTCCTTTGGATGGGACGACCTGGGCGACTGGAATGCGATCGAACGCTTGCTGAAAGGCGACAACCCCAATGTTGAACTGGCCCGGCATGTCGGCATCGATACTCACGGAGCGCTATTTTATGCCACTGACAAAGATGATTTAATTGTCACGATTGGGTTAGAGGATACGGTCATCGTCCGGGACGGCAAAATTACTTTAATCGTCAAAAAAGACCGAACCCAGGAAATTAAGCACGTTCTGCAAGAAATTCAGGCAAACCCTCAGTTTAAAGATCTGTTGTAA
- a CDS encoding DUF5615 family PIN-like protein yields MKFLIDAQLPIRLARLLREAGYDTIHTRELPQQNATPGSIINSISIQEERIVITKDSDFVDSFLTVQQPYKLLLITTGNIKNADLEILFTTNLPLIVDLLSQHNYIELSRDSVIVHQ; encoded by the coding sequence ATGAAGTTTCTCATTGATGCCCAACTTCCAATTCGACTTGCTCGACTGTTACGGGAAGCTGGCTATGACACCATTCATACCAGAGAGCTTCCCCAGCAAAACGCAACTCCAGGCTCCATCATCAATTCAATTTCGATTCAGGAAGAACGAATCGTCATCACCAAAGATTCAGATTTTGTTGACTCCTTCCTCACGGTGCAGCAACCCTACAAACTTCTGCTGATCACAACAGGAAACATCAAAAACGCAGACTTGGAAATTCTCTTCACCACAAATCTACCCTTGATCGTTGATTTGCTGTCTCAACACAATTACATCGAATTGAGTAGAGACTCCGTGATTGTGCATCAGTAA
- a CDS encoding SPL family radical SAM protein: MIIQKGTEKVINPLQQSALGKKGLCDYVVNVASGCLHGCTFCYVPSTPVIRARQAQLQEKGVENPQMDWGKYLFIRDDIPEQLEAVLSRKRTWHETSAGRGVVLLCSGTDPYQNQQTANVSRAAIQTLLKYNKRVRVLTRGLLWTEDLDILANPNVTLGMSLPYINDDLSRQIEPQAPPPSQRYKAFLRGFKAGCRLYVAVAPTPPMMDKDDFKKHLDSLLLFNPEVIFWEPINARGTNGKRMLAAGLNFAKSIMEKDAWATCFLKQWEAIEAAAEDLGCIDRLHIWPDQELKGYVDSSILDYWWYKPTVEKWDGIETVDCQYRKSPPLQTQLPLLNS; the protein is encoded by the coding sequence ATGATCATCCAAAAAGGCACTGAAAAAGTCATTAATCCCTTGCAACAAAGCGCACTTGGCAAGAAGGGGCTGTGTGACTATGTAGTTAATGTAGCATCAGGTTGTCTGCACGGATGCACGTTTTGTTACGTCCCCTCAACACCTGTTATAAGAGCAAGGCAAGCTCAACTCCAAGAAAAAGGAGTGGAAAATCCGCAGATGGATTGGGGAAAGTATCTTTTTATACGAGATGATATACCTGAACAGCTAGAAGCGGTTCTTAGCCGAAAGAGAACTTGGCATGAGACTAGTGCTGGAAGGGGTGTTGTTCTCCTGTGTTCTGGAACTGATCCTTACCAGAATCAACAGACTGCTAATGTTAGTCGGGCAGCAATTCAAACTCTGCTGAAATACAATAAACGAGTTAGAGTTTTGACTAGAGGTCTCCTTTGGACAGAGGATCTAGACATCCTCGCAAATCCAAATGTGACGCTAGGTATGAGTCTACCCTATATAAACGACGACCTAAGCCGTCAGATTGAGCCACAAGCTCCCCCTCCTTCTCAACGATATAAAGCTTTTCTTAGAGGCTTTAAAGCTGGATGTCGGTTATACGTTGCTGTAGCTCCTACTCCTCCAATGATGGATAAGGACGATTTTAAGAAACATTTAGACAGTCTACTACTCTTTAATCCAGAAGTTATTTTTTGGGAACCAATCAATGCTCGTGGTACTAACGGAAAACGAATGCTAGCAGCCGGATTAAACTTTGCAAAATCCATCATGGAAAAAGATGCTTGGGCAACCTGTTTTCTTAAACAATGGGAAGCAATTGAAGCGGCGGCAGAGGATTTGGGCTGTATAGACCGTTTACACATTTGGCCAGACCAAGAGTTGAAAGGCTATGTCGATTCATCAATACTAGATTATTGGTGGTATAAGCCAACCGTTGAGAAATGGGATGGTATTGAAACTGTAGATTGCCAATATAGAAAATCACCTCCACTCCAAACTCAACTGCCCCTTCTAAATTCATAG
- a CDS encoding ABC1 kinase family protein — MVPVYVKLGQLLSTRPDLLPPEYITELTALQAEVPPVPWQDVEAVIREQSRRSLEEIFTTINPQPVAAGSIAQTHRATLIDGREVALKIQRPGIELVVEQDISLIRSLADLVSRTNFGRYYDLKALAEEFATALRGELDFFQEATHTDQLRRNLSDSRWFDPTRLVIPEINWDLTTGKLLVMEWLDGEPLLTANCLGIGYNGNAVAEKQAIVSLLVRAFFQQIYIDGFFHADPHPGNLFYLKDGRVALLDCGMVGKLDPRTQQILTEMLLAIVNLDAQRCTQLTLQLAESVQPVNLARLENDYDRLLRRYYNLNLSEVNFSHLFYEILQKARANHLRIPGNMGLYAKTLANLEGVARKLDPEFNLSDQIKPLMTDLFRRQLVGEAPLQALLRTALDLKTLSLQSPRQIELLLERVTTETLQWNFVIRDLDSLRRSVDDSANRLSFSIVVGALIIGAAMILANDSTGRLFWISLTLFVSASFLGLWLVVSILRSGRLK; from the coding sequence TTGGTCCCTGTTTACGTCAAGTTGGGGCAACTGCTAAGTACCCGTCCTGACCTGTTGCCCCCAGAATATATTACGGAACTAACTGCATTGCAGGCGGAGGTGCCTCCCGTTCCCTGGCAGGATGTGGAAGCGGTGATTCGTGAACAGTCGCGCCGTTCCCTGGAGGAGATTTTCACAACCATCAATCCCCAACCTGTGGCTGCCGGATCGATCGCCCAAACCCATCGGGCAACTCTGATTGATGGGCGCGAGGTTGCCCTCAAGATCCAGCGTCCAGGAATTGAACTGGTCGTTGAGCAGGACATTTCTTTGATCCGCAGCCTTGCCGATCTGGTGTCCCGCACAAACTTTGGGCGCTATTACGACCTCAAAGCGTTGGCGGAGGAGTTTGCCACCGCCCTGCGGGGAGAATTAGACTTTTTTCAAGAAGCCACCCACACGGATCAACTGCGACGCAATTTGTCCGATAGCCGCTGGTTCGATCCAACCCGTCTCGTCATTCCCGAAATTAATTGGGATTTGACGACCGGAAAACTTTTGGTAATGGAATGGTTGGATGGTGAACCGCTTCTGACGGCAAACTGTTTGGGCATAGGATACAACGGGAATGCCGTTGCGGAAAAACAGGCGATCGTCAGTCTGCTGGTGCGGGCATTTTTTCAGCAAATTTATATCGATGGGTTTTTCCACGCTGACCCCCACCCCGGCAACCTGTTTTATTTGAAGGACGGGCGGGTGGCACTGCTCGACTGCGGTATGGTAGGAAAATTAGACCCCCGCACCCAGCAGATATTAACGGAGATGCTGCTGGCGATCGTCAATCTGGACGCGCAACGCTGCACCCAACTCACCTTGCAACTGGCAGAATCGGTGCAACCTGTGAACCTGGCAAGACTGGAAAATGATTACGATCGCCTCCTGCGCCGCTACTACAACCTCAACCTATCGGAGGTAAACTTTAGCCACCTGTTCTACGAAATCCTGCAAAAAGCCCGTGCCAACCATTTGCGGATTCCGGGCAACATGGGGCTGTATGCCAAAACGCTGGCAAATCTGGAAGGAGTTGCTCGCAAACTTGACCCAGAATTCAATCTGTCTGATCAGATTAAACCACTCATGACCGATTTGTTTCGGCGGCAATTGGTCGGAGAAGCCCCCCTGCAAGCACTGTTAAGAACGGCTTTAGATCTGAAAACACTCTCACTTCAATCCCCCCGCCAGATTGAACTGTTGCTGGAACGAGTCACCACAGAAACCTTACAGTGGAATTTCGTTATCCGTGACTTAGACTCGCTACGCCGCAGTGTGGATGATTCTGCGAATCGGCTCTCGTTCAGTATTGTCGTCGGTGCATTAATCATCGGGGCAGCTATGATTCTTGCCAATGACTCCACTGGACGCCTGTTCTGGATTAGCCTGACGTTATTTGTCTCCGCCAGTTTCCTGGGTCTCTGGTTAGTGGTCAGCATTCTGCGATCGGGACGACTAAAGTAA
- a CDS encoding three-Cys-motif partner protein TcmP, translating to MGDHDTYWKADGSYLPPVKPHTKAKHQILADYIKNWVVTLCGNNMGKRKTVTLIDGFCGGGMYVDPENNNELWEGSPIRMIEMVERGLEIVKHEKSKFDYDLNAKFIFIDSKPDHIDCLKIQMQRAGLEHYIHNHEKCEFICGEFEPLAERLVSEVGMRKGSSFFFLDPFGYTDVTMATIRKIISLGKSEIIYTFMIDFIRRFLSEREGSLKRAFTDILEADGYFMPASGYNILDQQDYLRNETLRLFRNRGNARYVYSFALLPNRTTVEYYLVHLASSPTAQRVIKNALWEHNNIELIYQFNRGVTGLGFSTPEYYERGTKIFNIEEENVRASIESLNNELMPVIYSYEDGIPFEELHVKTMQTNPSPVNHYMSYVDEQRDMREIEVWRNGKITKAKQLKPGDIIIKSSQGKLFDFKSFKPK from the coding sequence ATGGGAGATCACGATACTTACTGGAAAGCGGACGGTAGCTATTTACCTCCTGTCAAGCCACATACAAAAGCAAAGCACCAAATCTTAGCAGATTACATCAAGAACTGGGTTGTGACACTCTGCGGCAATAACATGGGCAAGAGAAAAACTGTCACTTTGATTGATGGATTTTGCGGTGGTGGAATGTATGTTGACCCGGAGAACAATAATGAATTATGGGAGGGTTCACCTATTCGCATGATAGAGATGGTTGAGCGTGGATTAGAAATTGTTAAGCATGAGAAAAGTAAGTTTGATTATGATTTAAATGCAAAATTTATATTCATTGATAGCAAGCCAGACCATATAGATTGCTTAAAAATTCAGATGCAACGTGCTGGGCTTGAACATTACATTCATAATCATGAAAAATGTGAATTCATTTGTGGAGAATTTGAGCCACTGGCTGAACGTCTAGTTTCTGAGGTTGGTATGAGGAAGGGATCTTCATTTTTCTTTCTAGACCCTTTCGGTTATACCGATGTGACTATGGCAACTATTAGGAAAATAATTTCTTTGGGAAAGTCAGAAATTATTTATACATTTATGATTGACTTCATTAGAAGGTTTTTGAGCGAAAGAGAAGGCTCATTAAAAAGAGCATTCACAGACATTTTGGAAGCCGATGGCTATTTCATGCCTGCTAGTGGGTACAACATTCTTGATCAGCAAGATTACTTGCGAAATGAAACTTTAAGGCTTTTTAGAAATAGGGGAAATGCTCGCTACGTTTATAGCTTTGCTCTGCTACCGAACAGAACTACGGTTGAGTATTATCTTGTTCATTTGGCTAGTAGCCCAACTGCTCAAAGAGTTATTAAAAATGCCCTTTGGGAACATAACAATATAGAGCTAATTTATCAATTTAATCGTGGTGTAACTGGTCTTGGATTCAGTACACCAGAATATTATGAAAGAGGAACAAAGATATTCAATATAGAAGAAGAAAATGTAAGGGCTTCTATTGAAAGTTTAAACAACGAACTCATGCCTGTAATTTACAGCTATGAAGATGGAATTCCTTTTGAGGAGCTTCATGTTAAAACAATGCAGACTAATCCATCTCCTGTTAATCATTATATGAGCTATGTGGATGAGCAAAGAGACATGAGGGAGATCGAGGTATGGAGAAACGGAAAAATTACAAAAGCTAAGCAACTTAAACCGGGAGATATTATTATCAAATCGAGCCAAGGTAAATTATTTGATTTCAAGAGTTTCAAGCCTAAGTAA
- a CDS encoding DUF433 domain-containing protein has protein sequence MENNLLQRITHNPEVCHGKPCIRGLRYPVEFILELLSSGMTTEEILADYDDLETDDILAVLLFAARLSQVKSIHKLAS, from the coding sequence ATGGAAAATAATCTATTACAACGCATCACTCACAACCCAGAGGTATGTCATGGTAAGCCCTGTATTCGTGGGTTACGCTACCCAGTCGAGTTTATCCTTGAACTTCTGAGTTCCGGCATGACAACTGAAGAAATCCTTGCTGACTATGATGATCTTGAAACAGACGATATTCTTGCGGTTCTTCTGTTTGCTGCTCGTCTTAGCCAGGTCAAAAGCATTCACAAACTGGCATCATGA
- a CDS encoding AAA family ATPase, translating to MDDFLKEFEDLLDQGFDNLLDIVRQIEGRAEPEEFKTEVKNNSRRNPSNNLENHTSTVRSDLRSGRTATTSDMTTSDQVIVTPPPVGNVPPTTLSGVGGLTEVVRELRELVELPLKRPDLITMLGLEPTTGVLLVGPPGTGKTLTARAIAEELGVNYIAIVGPEVMGKYYGEAEARLRSIFQKASRSAPCMIFIDEIDSLAPDRTKVEGEVEKRLVAQLLGLMDGFAKTKGVIVLAATNRPDHLDPALRRPGRFDREVRFRVPDRAGRLEILKILTLDMPLERSLDLGTIADLAVGMVGADLKALCQKAAYTALRRLFPTLDGPLPARVTVTQADFMEAIKQIKPAVLRSVEIEAPNVSWDAIGGLESIKQTLQESVEGALLYPELYHRTQAKAPRGILLWGPPGTGKTLLAKAVAAQARANFIAVNGPELLSKWVGASEQAVRELFTKARQASPCVVFIDEIDSLAPARGSFQGDSGVSDRVVGQLLTELDGLQECANVLLVGATNRPEALDPALLRSGRLDLQLKIDLPDPSSRLAILQVHNQERPLAEVDLTHWAAHTEGWNGADLTLLSNQAALEAVRRYRRQGLSDPNAIQITTEDFAIAHQRLSNQRQPI from the coding sequence ATGGATGATTTTCTAAAAGAATTTGAAGACTTGTTAGATCAGGGATTTGACAACTTGCTGGATATTGTTCGACAGATCGAAGGTAGGGCGGAGCCGGAAGAATTTAAAACAGAAGTTAAGAACAATTCTCGACGCAATCCTTCTAACAACTTGGAGAATCATACTTCAACGGTTCGCAGCGATCTTCGTTCGGGTCGAACGGCAACCACATCAGATATGACAACAAGCGATCAGGTCATTGTGACGCCTCCGCCTGTAGGGAACGTTCCGCCTACAACTTTAAGTGGAGTGGGTGGTTTGACTGAAGTGGTGCGGGAACTGCGAGAACTGGTGGAATTGCCCCTGAAACGTCCAGATTTGATCACGATGCTGGGGTTAGAGCCGACTACGGGAGTTCTCCTGGTCGGTCCTCCGGGAACGGGCAAAACGTTGACGGCCCGCGCCATTGCCGAAGAGTTGGGTGTTAACTATATTGCGATCGTCGGTCCAGAAGTGATGGGCAAATACTACGGAGAGGCGGAAGCCCGCCTGCGCAGCATTTTTCAGAAAGCTTCCCGATCGGCTCCCTGCATGATATTTATTGACGAAATCGATAGCCTTGCCCCCGATCGCACCAAAGTCGAAGGTGAAGTCGAAAAGCGGTTGGTTGCCCAACTGTTGGGATTGATGGATGGGTTTGCCAAAACCAAAGGCGTGATTGTGCTGGCGGCGACCAATCGTCCCGATCACCTCGATCCTGCATTGCGTCGCCCCGGGCGGTTCGATCGGGAAGTCCGGTTTCGAGTTCCCGATCGTGCCGGACGATTGGAAATTTTGAAAATCCTGACTCTGGATATGCCCCTGGAGCGATCGCTGGATCTGGGCACCATTGCCGATCTTGCAGTTGGCATGGTGGGGGCAGATCTGAAAGCGCTCTGCCAAAAGGCTGCCTATACTGCTTTGCGTCGTTTATTTCCAACTCTGGATGGACCTCTACCAGCACGGGTAACGGTGACACAGGCAGACTTTATGGAGGCAATTAAACAGATCAAACCTGCTGTGTTGCGATCGGTTGAGATTGAGGCTCCCAATGTTTCCTGGGATGCGATCGGTGGGCTGGAAAGCATTAAGCAAACCCTCCAGGAATCGGTGGAGGGCGCATTGCTCTACCCCGAACTGTACCACCGCACCCAGGCAAAAGCCCCACGGGGCATCCTCCTGTGGGGTCCACCAGGAACGGGCAAAACCCTGCTGGCAAAAGCGGTTGCAGCTCAGGCAAGGGCAAATTTTATCGCAGTAAATGGACCCGAACTGTTAAGTAAATGGGTGGGTGCGTCTGAACAGGCTGTCCGGGAACTGTTTACGAAAGCACGCCAAGCCTCTCCCTGTGTGGTTTTTATTGATGAGATTGATTCTCTCGCTCCAGCTCGGGGTAGTTTTCAGGGAGATTCGGGGGTGAGCGATCGGGTGGTTGGGCAGTTGCTCACCGAACTTGATGGCTTGCAGGAATGTGCCAATGTTTTGCTGGTAGGAGCCACCAACCGCCCGGAAGCCCTTGATCCAGCACTTTTGAGGTCTGGAAGATTAGATTTGCAACTGAAAATTGATTTACCTGATCCATCCAGTCGCCTTGCCATCTTACAGGTACATAATCAAGAACGTCCTTTAGCAGAGGTAGACCTGACCCACTGGGCAGCCCACACCGAAGGCTGGAACGGGGCAGATCTGACCCTGCTGAGTAACCAGGCAGCCTTAGAAGCCGTTCGCCGCTACCGCAGGCAGGGACTCAGTGACCCCAATGCCATCCAAATTACGACGGAGGACTTTGCGATCGCTCACCAACGGCTTTCCAACCAACGCCAACCCATTTGA
- a CDS encoding HlyD family secretion protein produces MEPTNLTTENASRAGHKPPVLDKEIASGSAAIEAPPSSPNPPDQHPRRKQILFGLLGIGLIAGAIFGYHWWRYASTHESTDDAYVTSYIHPVNARINGTVVNVEVDDNQQVSQGTLLVKLDSRDYAVARQQSAAALAAAQQQAAVAQASIGVTATNAAGQTTEAEGNINAAAATVSTAQAALAEAQAGVPATQAQLAQVKANLVKAELDYKRYTTLAAEGAVPQEQADTAKAAYESTLAQYNAISEQIKQAQTRVVQAQKNLTNAQAKLNSTQGNLQQANATGQQTEVNRRQYKAAQAAIAQSQAALKNADLQLSYTSIVAPISGRIGNKTVQVGQRVQPGQTLMSVVQLTPWIVANFKETQLENMQPGQAVEIKVDAFPHHPFKGKVDSLSPASGAKFALLPPDNATGNFTKIVQRIPVKVVFDPDSIRGYESRIAPGMSVVVTVDTQGERTQRGGEGGRGEGL; encoded by the coding sequence ATGGAACCGACCAACTTAACGACTGAAAATGCATCTCGTGCCGGACATAAACCACCTGTCCTAGACAAAGAAATCGCTTCTGGGAGTGCAGCCATTGAAGCGCCGCCGAGTTCCCCGAATCCACCCGACCAACATCCTCGTCGCAAGCAGATATTGTTTGGCTTACTGGGCATCGGGTTAATTGCTGGTGCTATTTTTGGCTACCACTGGTGGCGCTATGCCTCGACTCACGAGTCAACCGATGATGCCTATGTCACATCCTATATCCATCCGGTCAATGCTCGCATCAATGGCACCGTAGTAAACGTGGAGGTAGACGACAATCAGCAGGTATCCCAGGGAACACTTTTGGTGAAGTTAGACTCGCGGGACTATGCAGTCGCACGCCAGCAGTCAGCGGCAGCGCTCGCAGCGGCACAGCAGCAAGCGGCAGTTGCCCAGGCCAGTATTGGGGTGACAGCAACCAATGCGGCGGGACAGACCACTGAAGCTGAAGGCAATATTAATGCGGCGGCGGCAACGGTTTCTACAGCCCAAGCGGCTTTAGCGGAAGCCCAGGCAGGGGTGCCTGCTACCCAGGCTCAACTGGCTCAAGTCAAGGCAAATTTGGTCAAAGCTGAGCTGGATTACAAACGGTACACGACGCTTGCTGCTGAAGGTGCTGTGCCTCAAGAACAGGCGGATACGGCTAAAGCAGCCTATGAATCAACGCTGGCACAATACAACGCCATCAGTGAGCAAATTAAGCAGGCTCAAACCAGAGTAGTGCAGGCTCAAAAGAATCTGACCAATGCCCAGGCGAAACTGAATTCCACTCAAGGGAACCTGCAACAAGCTAACGCAACGGGTCAACAAACCGAAGTGAATCGACGGCAGTATAAAGCTGCCCAAGCGGCGATCGCGCAGTCACAAGCGGCATTGAAGAATGCAGACCTGCAATTGTCCTATACGTCGATCGTGGCTCCGATCTCGGGACGCATTGGCAACAAAACCGTTCAGGTTGGACAACGGGTGCAGCCGGGACAAACCTTAATGTCTGTCGTGCAGCTAACCCCCTGGATCGTTGCCAACTTTAAGGAAACCCAGTTGGAGAATATGCAGCCCGGACAGGCGGTTGAAATCAAAGTCGATGCCTTTCCCCATCATCCATTTAAGGGCAAAGTCGATAGTCTGTCTCCTGCTTCTGGAGCCAAATTTGCGCTCTTGCCACCAGACAATGCAACGGGGAATTTCACCAAGATTGTGCAGCGCATTCCCGTGAAAGTTGTCTTCGATCCAGACAGCATTCGCGGCTACGAATCTCGGATTGCGCCAGGGATGTCGGTTGTTGTCACCGTTGATACGCAGGGAGAGAGGACGCAGAGAGGCGGAGAGGGGGGACGCGGAGAGGGGTTGTGA
- a CDS encoding MDR family MFS transporter, protein MANTSINRSPASSARPAQSASERSVSFKEWVGVMATLLGAFMAVLDIQVTNASLKDITGALGATIDEGSWISTGYLVAEIVVIPMTGWLAQVFSVRRYLLVNATLFLMFSIACAFAVNLPMMILFRAGQGFTGGVLIPMAFTVILITLPPSKQPIGLSLFSITATFAPSIGPTIGGWLTDNFGWEYIFYINIVPGLMLIAGVWYGLAAKPMQLNLLRNGDWWGIITMAIGFASFEFFADEGNRKDWFSSEEIQHAAIIAAIMLPLFVVIQFTRKQPLLNLRLLGRRNFGLAIVITLALGFGLYGSTFILPLYLSTVQGYNAVQIGETIAWAGIPQLFITPFVPKLMKRFDLRLLVAVGLTLFGISCFMNSNMTHDTGIDQLIPAQIVRALGQPLLLTPLSSISSAGIEAKQIGSASAIYNMARNLGGSVGIAILGTLQSRRERFHSNRLVDNVSLSNPITLDRIDQLTEFFTTQGADPVTAHNQAIAQIATIVRREANVQSFNDCFLFMGFTLFAAALLVLLLKKVKPTGGAVGH, encoded by the coding sequence ATGGCTAACACAAGCATCAATCGTTCCCCAGCATCGTCTGCTCGGCCAGCCCAAAGTGCCTCGGAGCGATCGGTTTCCTTCAAAGAATGGGTGGGGGTGATGGCAACCCTGTTGGGGGCATTCATGGCAGTGCTGGATATTCAGGTGACGAATGCCTCGCTCAAAGATATTACCGGCGCATTAGGTGCCACCATTGATGAAGGCTCCTGGATTTCGACGGGTTATCTGGTGGCTGAAATTGTCGTGATTCCGATGACGGGATGGTTGGCGCAGGTGTTTTCGGTGCGGCGATACCTGCTCGTGAATGCCACGTTGTTTTTGATGTTTTCGATCGCCTGTGCCTTCGCTGTTAATCTGCCGATGATGATTTTGTTTCGGGCAGGACAGGGATTTACCGGAGGAGTGCTGATCCCGATGGCGTTTACCGTGATCTTGATAACACTGCCACCTTCTAAGCAACCGATCGGCTTATCCTTATTCTCGATCACGGCAACCTTTGCTCCCTCGATCGGTCCGACAATTGGCGGTTGGCTCACGGATAATTTTGGTTGGGAATACATTTTCTACATCAACATCGTTCCCGGTCTCATGCTGATTGCTGGAGTCTGGTACGGGTTAGCTGCCAAGCCGATGCAGCTCAATCTCCTACGGAACGGCGATTGGTGGGGCATTATCACGATGGCGATCGGGTTTGCTTCCTTCGAGTTTTTTGCGGATGAAGGCAATCGCAAAGACTGGTTTAGTTCTGAAGAAATTCAGCACGCGGCTATCATTGCTGCCATCATGCTGCCGTTGTTTGTGGTGATTCAGTTTACGCGCAAGCAGCCGTTGCTCAATTTGCGACTCCTGGGGCGACGCAACTTCGGCTTGGCGATCGTGATTACTCTGGCACTGGGATTTGGCTTGTACGGATCAACCTTCATCCTGCCTCTTTACCTCTCAACGGTGCAGGGCTACAACGCGGTGCAAATTGGTGAAACGATCGCCTGGGCGGGTATTCCCCAGCTTTTTATTACGCCCTTTGTGCCCAAACTGATGAAGCGGTTTGACCTGCGGTTACTCGTCGCCGTTGGACTAACGCTATTTGGCATCAGTTGTTTTATGAACTCTAATATGACCCACGACACGGGCATCGATCAACTAATTCCAGCGCAGATTGTGCGTGCCCTGGGTCAACCTCTACTCCTGACGCCCCTTTCCAGTATTTCGTCGGCGGGCATTGAAGCGAAACAGATCGGTTCTGCTTCCGCCATTTACAACATGGCACGGAACCTGGGCGGCTCGGTTGGGATTGCGATTCTGGGAACGCTGCAATCCCGACGGGAACGGTTTCACTCCAATCGCTTAGTCGATAATGTCTCTCTTTCAAATCCAATTACGCTCGATCGCATTGACCAACTAACAGAGTTTTTTACCACTCAAGGAGCTGATCCGGTAACGGCTCACAATCAAGCGATCGCTCAAATCGCAACCATTGTGCGTCGGGAAGCCAATGTTCAGTCCTTCAATGATTGCTTTCTGTTTATGGGCTTTACGCTGTTTGCAGCGGCGCTACTGGTGCTGCTCCTCAAAAAAGTCAAGCCTACGGGCGGGGCAGTGGGTCACTAA